In Pseudomonas sp. P5_109, the genomic window AGCATCGAAGAAAACATCCGCTACGGCAATCCGCAGGCGACCCTGGCCGAGGTACAGGAAGCGGCAAAGATCGCTTATGCCCATGACTTCATCGAAGCCATGCCCAACGGTTACCAGACGCATCTGGGGGACGGCGGTCTCGGTTTGTCCGGTGGCCAGCGCCAGCGCCTGGCCATCGCCCGGGCGCTTCTGGTGGACGCGCCGATCCTGCTCCTCGACGAAGCCACCAGCGCCCTCGACGCCCAGAGTGAACACCTGATCCAGCAGGCACTGCCGAGCCTGATGAAAAACCGTACCACCCTGGTCATCGCCCATCGCCTGGCCACGGTGAAAAACGCCGACCGGATCGCCGTGATGGATCAAGGGAAGCTGGTGGCGGTGGGCACGCATCAGGAACTGATCGCCAGCAATGCGTTGTATGCGCGGTTGGCGGCGTTGCAGTTCAGTGATGGGAATGAAGCGGCGTGAATGACTACATGATGAATGTTGCCCGGTTCGGGCATTATGTCGTCCACTGTCATGAGCCCGGATGAGGATATGAGCCGTTATCAACCACCGTTGACCTTGACGACGAAAATGTTGTCGCTGATCGCCGATATCAGCGAACAGATCGGTCAGCTTACGGCGATGGACGAACGCCTGCAGACACCTCAGTTACGTCGTGGCAATCGGATTCGAACGATTCAGGCTTCTTTGGCGATCGAAAACAATACGCTGAGCATCGAGCAAGTGACCGCCGTTCTGGCAGGGCAGCGTGTGCTGGGGTTGCCTCGGGAAATCCAGGAAGTTCGAAATGCGTTTGCTGCATACGAAGCCATGCCTGATTGGCAGCCGAGCAGCCGGACCGATTTGCTGCGCGCCCATGAACTGCTGATGGGCGGATTGATTGATGAATGCGGGCAGTTTCGTCGAGCCGGTGTGGGTATCTATCGTGGCGACAAGTTGATCCATATGGCGCCGCCACCGAGTCGCGTTGTGCACTTGATTGATGACTTGCTGGCGTGGCTTGGTGCCTCGGACTGGCATCCGCTGATTACCAGCTGCGTCTTTCATTATGAATTCGAATTCATCCATCCCTTCGCTGACGGTAACGGACGCATGGGACGCCTTTGGCAAACCCTGATTCTCAGTCAGTGGCGCCCGGTATTATCTTACTTACCGGTTGAGGCGGTGATTCGGGATCAGCAGGAGGCATACTACGCTGCATTGTCGGTGGCTGATCATTTGGTCGAATCAACGCCTTTCGTAGAGTTCATGTTGCAAGCCATGAGCGTTGCACTATCGGAGGCAGTACGGGGTGAGCCAGAAATCGACCCAGTAACCGACCTAGTAAGCGACCCAGTAGAGAAGTTGCTTTCCATACTGCATCTTAATGGTCCGCGAAAGATCAGCGAATTGATGGCTGAGATCGGATTGGTGCACAAGGCGACCTTTCGGGCTAACTATCTCAGGCCTGCATTAGCGGTCGCATGGATAGAAATGACCCATCCCGAATCGCCAAGCAGTCCGGCACAAAAGTATCGCCTGACCCAGCTTGGAAAACAGGTCTTCGCACGGCTCAAGCCGGCAAAGAAATTCTGAGCATTAAAAAAGCCCGCATCTGTGATGCGGGCTTTTTTTGTGGATCGATTTGAATCATTGATCGTCGAAGTACCGCTCATGCCAATCCACGATCGGTTGTGGCGAATTGAGCTTCTGGCCGTAGATCACCGAATATGACAGCACGTTTTGCACGTACTGGCGGGTTTCGTCGAACGGGATGCTTTCCACCCACACGTCGAAACTCAGGTGGTCCGCGCCGCGCAGCCATTGGCGGACGCGGCCGGGGCCGGCGTTGTAGGCGGCGGAGGCGAGGACGCGGTTGCCGTTGAACTGGCTGTGCACCTGGCTCAGGTAGGCGGCACCGAGCTGGATGTTCTTGTCCGGATCCAGCAGCTGTTGTGGCGAGCTATAGGGGATGCTGAACTTGCGTGCGGTTTCCTTGGCGGTGGCGGGCATCAGTTGCATCAGGCCCGAAGCGCCGACCCCTGAGCGTGCGTCGTCCATGAATGCGCTTTCCTGGCGGGTGATGGCGAACGCCCAGCTCGGATGCAGGCCGCGGTTCTTCGCTTCACGGACCAGGGTCTCGCGGTGAGCCATCGGGAAGCGGATGTCCAGGTCATCCCAATACTGCGCCTGACTGATGGTGCGGATCGCCGGGAAGTACCATTTCAGGTCGTAGGCCAGTTTGGCCTGGGCGACC contains:
- a CDS encoding Fic family protein yields the protein MSRYQPPLTLTTKMLSLIADISEQIGQLTAMDERLQTPQLRRGNRIRTIQASLAIENNTLSIEQVTAVLAGQRVLGLPREIQEVRNAFAAYEAMPDWQPSSRTDLLRAHELLMGGLIDECGQFRRAGVGIYRGDKLIHMAPPPSRVVHLIDDLLAWLGASDWHPLITSCVFHYEFEFIHPFADGNGRMGRLWQTLILSQWRPVLSYLPVEAVIRDQQEAYYAALSVADHLVESTPFVEFMLQAMSVALSEAVRGEPEIDPVTDLVSDPVEKLLSILHLNGPRKISELMAEIGLVHKATFRANYLRPALAVAWIEMTHPESPSSPAQKYRLTQLGKQVFARLKPAKKF